A single genomic interval of Mixophyes fleayi isolate aMixFle1 unplaced genomic scaffold, aMixFle1.hap1 Scaffold_68, whole genome shotgun sequence harbors:
- the LOC142135420 gene encoding 5-aminolevulinate synthase, erythroid-specific, mitochondrial-like: protein MASFIKLCPFYNRDPTVFLRVARPMVLRSAERCPVMVARTVATSAGTQQRVKDTTPSTGVSSGASNRRTLAQAAPQAATANAVCPFIESEMEKENSVIVQKAGSEVQEDLKAFKTDALSSLLFDVQSSLKKKFFGSSPKKVNLGTGAPLIPTHLIKENMTGGAAFGYDEFFSRRIEEKKQDHTYRLFKTVNRKAEAYPFADDFSDLRGNKKEVSVWCSNDYLGMSQHPRVLQAISKTLQELGAGAGGTRNISGTSQFHVDLECELADLHHKDAALLFSSCFVANDSTLFTLAKMLPGCEIYSDAGNHASMIQGIRNSGVTKYVFRHNDPAHLEELLRTSDPKTPKIVAFETVHSMDGAICPLEEMCDVAHKYGALTFVDEVHAVGLYGVRGAGVGERDGVMDKMDIISGTLGKAFGCVGGYVASTASLIDTVRSYAAGFIFTTSLPPMLLAGALESVRVLKSEEGQALRRAHQRNVKHMRQLLMDAGLPVINCPSHIIPIRVGNAAVNNRICDTLLNDYNIYVQAINYPTVPRGEELLRLAPSPHHAPNMMNYFVGKHWFTESSAAKTTS, encoded by the exons ATGGCTTCTTTCATCAAACTCTGTCCCTTCTACAACCGGGACCCTACTGTGTTCCTGCGGGTAGCTCGCCCCATGGTCCTGCGCAGTGCCGAGCGCTGCCCAGTCATGGTGGCTCGTACTGTGGCTACTTCTGCAGGTACCCAGCAGAGGGTCAAGGACACCACACCATCTACTGGAG TCTCTTCCGGAGCCTCCAACAGGCGTACCTTGGCTCAGGCAGCCCCACAAGCCGCCACTGCCAACGCCGTGTGCCCTTTTATCGAGAGCGAGATGGAGAAAGAAAATAGCGTTATAGTCCAGAAAGCTGGTTCTGAAGTGCAGGAGGATCTAAAAGCTTTCAAAACAG ATGCTCTTAGTTCTCTGCTGTTTGATGTCCAGTCAAGTCTGAAGAAGAAGTTCTTTGGTTCTTCGCCTAAAAAAGTGAACCTTGGAACTGGGGCTCCTCTAATTCCAACTCATCTGATTAAAGAAAACATGACAG GTGGAGCTGCCTTTGGCTACGATGAGTTCTTCAGCCGAAGGattgaggagaagaaacaggacCACACGTACAGGCTGTTCAAGACCGTGAACCGCAAGGCTGAAGCCTACCCGTTCGCTGATGATTTCTCTGACCTCCGGGGCAATAAGAAGGAAGTGTCCGTTTGGTGCAGCAATGATTACCTGGGCATGAGCCAGCACCCTAGGGTTCTGCAAGCCATTTC GAAGACTCTTCAGGAGCTTGGAGCTGGGGCTGGAGGAACAAGGAACATATCGGGCACCAGCCAATTCCACGTGGACCTGGAGTGTGAATTAGCAGATCTGCATCACAAGGACGcagctcttctcttctcttcctgcTTTGTCGCAAATGACTCCACGCTGTTCACGCTGGCAAAGATGCTGCCAG GCTGCGAGATTTACTCTGATGCTGGAAATCATGCTTCTATGATCCAGGGTATCCGAAACAGCGGAGTCACAAAATACGTCTTCCGCCATAATGACCCTGCCCATCTGGAAGAACTGCTCCGCACATCAGACCCTAAGACACCCAAGATTGTTGCATTTGAGACCGTCCACTCTATGGATG GTGCAATCTGCCCCTTGGAGGAGATGTGTGACGTGGCACACAAGTACGGGGCCCTGACATTTGTGGATGAAGTTCATGCAGTGGGGTTGTACGGGGTGCGAGGCGccggagtgggagagagagatggggtcATGGACAAGATGGACATTATCTCCGGAACACTGG GGAAGGCATTTGGCTGTGTCGGTGGTTACGTGGCCAGCACGGCCTCTCTCATAGACACCGTGCGATCTTACGCTGCTGGATTCATTTTCACCACCTCCCTGCCCCCGATGCTGCTGGCGGGAGCTCTGGAGTCCGTGCGTGTCCTAAAGAGCGAGGAGGGACAAGCTCTCCGCCGCGCTCATCAGCGGAACGTCAAGCACATGCGCCAACTCCTGATGGATGCTGGGCTGCCTGTCATCAACTGCCCCAGCCACATCATCCCCATACGG GTTGGCAATGCCGCAGTGAACAACAGAATCTGTGACACTCTTCTGAATGACTACAACATCTATGTCCAGGCCATCAATTACCCAACCGTTCCCCGTGGAGAAGAGTTGCTGAGGTTGGCTCCCTCTCCACACCATGCTCCCAACATGATGAACTACTTTGTGGGTAAGCATTGGTTTACAGAGTCTTCAGCTGCAAAGACAACAAGTTGA